In one window of Flavobacterium ginsengisoli DNA:
- a CDS encoding DUF6252 family protein: MSCTEDVRFNNPAFQTLKDNNFWRAQVYKAGMESDGTFVIEGSLGYEQIRFQLPEPTEKTYVLSADACCKSNL, encoded by the coding sequence ATGTCTTGTACAGAAGATGTAAGATTCAATAATCCGGCTTTTCAAACCTTAAAAGATAACAACTTTTGGAGAGCTCAAGTCTATAAAGCAGGAATGGAATCGGATGGAACTTTTGTAATTGAAGGTTCTTTAGGTTACGAACAAATACGCTTCCAGCTTCCTGAACCAACTGAGAAGACATACGTTTTAAGTGCTGATGCTTGCTGCAAAAGCAACTTATAA
- a CDS encoding 30S ribosomal protein S16: protein MSVKIRLQRHGKKGKPFYWVVAADARSKRDGKYLEKIGTYNPNTNPATVELNLDSAVKWLHNGAQPTDTARAILSYKGALLKHHLDGGVRKGALTQEQADAKLTAWLEAKAGKVDAKKDGLSKAKADAKATALKAEKEVNAKRVADAAAAQAEAAAAAQAAEATEEVAEATEEAPAAEENNETTEA from the coding sequence ATGTCAGTAAAAATTAGATTACAAAGACACGGTAAAAAAGGAAAACCTTTTTACTGGGTAGTAGCTGCAGATGCACGCTCAAAAAGAGATGGTAAATACTTAGAGAAAATCGGTACTTACAATCCAAACACTAACCCAGCAACTGTTGAGTTAAACCTTGACAGCGCAGTTAAATGGTTACACAATGGTGCTCAACCAACTGATACTGCAAGAGCTATCCTTTCTTACAAAGGTGCTTTATTGAAACACCACCTTGATGGAGGAGTTCGTAAAGGTGCTTTAACTCAAGAGCAAGCAGATGCTAAATTAACTGCTTGGTTAGAAGCAAAAGCTGGTAAAGTTGATGCTAAAAAAGATGGTTTATCTAAAGCTAAAGCTGATGCTAAAGCTACAGCATTAAAAGCAGAGAAAGAAGTTAACGCTAAACGTGTTGCTGATGCTGCTGCTGCACAAGCTGAAGCTGCTGCCGCTGCACAAGCTGCTGAGGCTACTGAAGAAGTTGCTGAAGCTACTGAAGAAGCTCCTGCTGCTGAAGAGAATAACGAAACAACTGAAGCATAA